The following coding sequences are from one Sesamum indicum cultivar Zhongzhi No. 13 linkage group LG11, S_indicum_v1.0, whole genome shotgun sequence window:
- the LOC105173659 gene encoding E3 ubiquitin-protein ligase RING1 yields the protein MGDAPSPHEAIHPLPSPPRSNINMLYYGLVVVGTAAIVLALYNLIVIKMCADFTDHGSRQRAGRGRAAATTWRLHTWNIDFVSSFKYKKDEAAEDEGYDSQCSVCLSVFEEGEEVRQLPKCNHLFHAQCIDMWLYSHMDCPLCRSPVEPPITQRRAVPERQEHSREGLLGPSSLV from the coding sequence ATGGGAGATGCTCCAAGTCCCCATGAAGCAATTCATCCACTACCTTCCCCACCAAGATCCAACATCAACATGTTGTACTACGGCCTCGTCGTGGTCGGTACAGCAGCAATCGTGCTTGCACTTTACAATCTCATAGTAATAAAGATGTGCGCAGATTTCACTGATCATGGGTCCCGACAAAGAGCTGGCCGTGGCCGGGCAGCCGCCACCACCTGGAGGCTCCACACCTGGAATATAGACTTTGTTTCCAGTTTCAAGTACAAGAAAGATGAAGCGGCGGAAGATGAAGGTTATGATTCTCAGTGTTCAGTTTGCTTATCGGTGTTTGAAGAAGGGGAAGAAGTAAGGCAGCTACCCAAGTGCAATCACTTATTCCATGCTCAGTGTATTGATATGTGGCTCTATTCCCACATGGATTGTCCCCTTTGTCGTTCGCCGGTGGAGCCGCCCATCACCCAGCGACGTGCAGTCCCTGAGCGGCAGGAGCATTCCCGTGAAGGGTTGCTAGGTCCAAGCAGCTTAGTTTAG